From the genome of Primulina eburnea isolate SZY01 chromosome 12, ASM2296580v1, whole genome shotgun sequence, one region includes:
- the LOC140806896 gene encoding uncharacterized protein isoform X1, whose protein sequence is MFGRRTTKLESTWRKLGGGGRIIWWRSGRASAKIIFSRSGARVFPMEVSPNSSFLLILPNPRGNREKVQRCFALTSFIHRISPRLPVDSGFPCILRSPLSLSGLHQMEFGNVPTLHMHKNFNLKEVVKLNRTTSAFYCMTFKAHNAESDECSLF, encoded by the exons ATGTTCGGAAGAAGAACTACAAAATTGGAGTCGACGTGGAGGAAGCTCGGCGGCGGAGGGAGGATAATCTGGTGGAGATCAGGAAGAGCAAGCGCGAAGATAATCTTCTCAAGAAGCGGCGCGAGGGTGTTCCCAATGGAAGTCTCCCCCAACAGCTCTTTCCTCTTGATCCTTCCCAATCCCCGCGGCAATCGAGAAAAAG TCCAACGCTGCTTTGCCCTAACCTCATTCATCCATAGAATTTCCCCTCGGCTTCCCGTCGACTCTGGTTTTCCTTGTATTCTTCGATCTCCTCTTTCCCTCTCCG GGCTTCATCAGATGGAATTTGGCAATGTGCCAACACTGCATATG CATAAGAATTTCAATCTCAAGGAGGTTGTGAAGCTCAACCGCACAACATCTGCATTTTACTGCATGACATTCAAGGCACATAATGCTGAAAGTGATGAGTGCTCTCTTTTTTGA
- the LOC140806896 gene encoding importin subunit alpha-4-like isoform X3 — MSLRPGSRADVRKKNYKIGVDVEEARRRREDNLVEIRKSKREDNLLKKRREGVPNGSLPQQLFPLDPSQSPRQSRKRASSDGIWQCANTAYA; from the exons ATGTCGCTGCGGCCGGGCAGCAGGGCAGATGTTCGGAAGAAGAACTACAAAATTGGAGTCGACGTGGAGGAAGCTCGGCGGCGGAGGGAGGATAATCTGGTGGAGATCAGGAAGAGCAAGCGCGAAGATAATCTTCTCAAGAAGCGGCGCGAGGGTGTTCCCAATGGAAGTCTCCCCCAACAGCTCTTTCCTCTTGATCCTTCCCAATCCCCGCGGCAATCGAGAAAAAG GGCTTCATCAGATGGAATTTGGCAATGTGCCAACACTGCATATG CATAA
- the LOC140806896 gene encoding uncharacterized protein isoform X2, with product MFGRRTTKLESTWRKLGGGGRIIWWRSGRASAKIIFSRSGARVFPMEVSPNSSFLLILPNPRGNREKVQRCFALTSFIHRISPRLPVDSGFPCILRSPLSLSGLHQMEFGNVPTLHMMCDEILTHGIVNVVEQEHVYYRVMGNDK from the exons ATGTTCGGAAGAAGAACTACAAAATTGGAGTCGACGTGGAGGAAGCTCGGCGGCGGAGGGAGGATAATCTGGTGGAGATCAGGAAGAGCAAGCGCGAAGATAATCTTCTCAAGAAGCGGCGCGAGGGTGTTCCCAATGGAAGTCTCCCCCAACAGCTCTTTCCTCTTGATCCTTCCCAATCCCCGCGGCAATCGAGAAAAAG TCCAACGCTGCTTTGCCCTAACCTCATTCATCCATAGAATTTCCCCTCGGCTTCCCGTCGACTCTGGTTTTCCTTGTATTCTTCGATCTCCTCTTTCCCTCTCCG GGCTTCATCAGATGGAATTTGGCAATGTGCCAACACTGCATATG ATGTGTGATGAGATTTTGACCCACGGCATTGTGAATGTGGTGGAACAAGAACACGTTTATTATCGAGTCATGGGAAATGACAAATGA